A single region of the Mechercharimyces sp. CAU 1602 genome encodes:
- a CDS encoding carbamoyl phosphate synthase small subunit translates to MKAYLLLEDGTLFTGESFGAEGTTVGEVVFNTGMTGYQEVLTDPSYCGQLVAMTYPLIGNYGINRHDMEAMIPHVHAFIVREHADSPHHWQNELPLGAWLQQHGIMGISGIDTRMLTRKLRRHGTMKGRITTADEQIEQMHQQLQQTPLLRDQVARVSTKNLYTIPHYGKRVVMIDYGAKAGLKRELVKRGCEVIVVPHDTTVDEIERLGPDGIFLSNGPGDPKDVPYAIEVVKEVSQRYPTFGVCLGHQLLALAFGGDTEKMQFGHRGCNHPVTDLATKRTVITSQNHGYAVCADSIETTPLVITHLALNDGSVEGLRHQTLPVFSVQYHPEAAPGPHDSAYLFDQFIEMMEFQREQEGLQYAER, encoded by the coding sequence ATGAAAGCATATTTGCTCTTAGAAGACGGGACTTTATTTACAGGAGAATCGTTTGGTGCGGAAGGAACGACGGTAGGAGAAGTGGTGTTTAATACAGGGATGACGGGATACCAGGAGGTATTGACTGATCCCTCTTATTGCGGTCAGTTAGTAGCAATGACCTATCCCTTGATTGGGAATTATGGTATCAACCGGCATGATATGGAGGCGATGATCCCACATGTGCATGCGTTTATCGTACGAGAGCATGCAGACTCCCCTCATCATTGGCAGAACGAACTCCCTTTGGGGGCGTGGTTACAGCAACATGGCATTATGGGGATTTCAGGGATTGATACACGCATGTTGACACGGAAACTACGGCGACATGGAACGATGAAAGGGCGAATTACGACAGCAGATGAGCAGATCGAGCAGATGCATCAACAACTACAACAAACTCCTCTTTTACGCGATCAGGTTGCACGCGTCAGCACAAAAAATCTATATACCATTCCACATTATGGGAAACGGGTTGTGATGATCGATTATGGTGCGAAAGCGGGTTTAAAGCGTGAGTTGGTGAAACGTGGTTGTGAGGTGATCGTAGTCCCCCATGATACAACAGTGGATGAGATTGAGCGACTAGGACCAGACGGGATATTTCTCTCCAATGGACCAGGGGACCCTAAAGATGTTCCGTACGCGATTGAAGTGGTAAAAGAAGTTTCCCAGCGCTACCCCACATTTGGAGTTTGTCTCGGTCATCAGTTGTTAGCACTCGCTTTTGGGGGAGATACGGAAAAAATGCAATTTGGTCACCGAGGTTGTAATCATCCTGTTACCGATCTGGCGACGAAAAGAACAGTGATTACATCGCAAAACCATGGGTACGCAGTTTGTGCTGATTCGATAGAGACCACGCCGCTAGTTATCACCCACTTGGCTCTCAATGATGGGAGCGTGGAAGGGCTGCGACATCAGACGCTACCTGTCTTCTCGGTGCAATATCATCCAGAGGCAGCACCAGGTCCACATGATTCTGCCTATTTGTTTGATCAGTTTATTGAAATGATGGAATTCCAACGGGAGCAGGAGGGGTTACAATATGCCGAGAGATGA
- the carB gene encoding carbamoyl-phosphate synthase large subunit: MPRDESLKKIMVIGSGPIVIGQAAEFDYAGTQACQALREEGVEVVLVNSNPATIMTDTEMADKVYMEPLTPEFLTQVIRKERPDGLLPSLGGQTGLNLAVELARRGVLERENVRLLGTDLRAITCAEDRDQFRQLMKELGEPVPESVIVEAVEESITFAYEVGYPVIVRPAYTLGGTGGGIAQDEQELREIVENGLRQSPIGQCLIEQSIAGFKEIEYEVMRDAKGNNIVVCNMENFDPVGVHTGDSIVFAPVQTLSDREAQGLRTSSLRIIEALDIRGGCNVQLALDPHSKQHYIIEVNPRVSRSSALASKATGYPIARIAAKIALGYTLDELKNPVTEKTYACFEPTLDYVVSKIPRWPFDKFASANRKLGTQMKATGEVMAIGRTMEESLLKAIRSLELDAEDLWLAGADQLANEELQRRLQQADDERIFLLAEAIRRGWSVELIHALTQINSFFLQKIERIVCLEREIMEEGISDRDRLWRAKRMGLTDSTIARLISQSEREVRQLREQFGIKPVYKIVDTCAAEFEAQTPYYYSTYEQEDEVTLSDKPAVLVLGSGPIRIGQGVEFDYATVHAILAIRAQGLDAVIINSNPETVSTDFNISDRLYFEPLHREDVLHVIEKEKPVGVIVQFGGQTALHLARELEQEGIPILGTDLEAIDRAEDRKQFEALMRELDIPQPPGVTVTSEEEAIERAVDLGFPILVRPSYVLGGRAMEIVYSSNELRTYMEKAVKINPAHPVLIDRYLQGKELEVDAVSDGETVLIPGMMEHIERAGVHSGDSIAVYPTQSITEAQKERLVEVTSQIAKALNIRGLLNIQYVLHGEEIYVLEVNPRASRTVPFLSKVTGIPMAQVATRVMLGQTLEDQGYSDGLWPEDTAVSVKVPVFSFAKLRRVDITLGPEMKSTGEVIGRDRDVARALYKGLLAAGISLPRFGTVVATIADKEKEEAIALLERFHALGYQLVATEGTADMLMEAGLPVRRVNKLKDGSPHILDLIRQGEADLVVNTWTRGKTPARDGFRIRREAVEHGIACLTSLDTVDALLQTLESIHLSAEPIQPPHRELPQLVERTEYIRL; this comes from the coding sequence ATGCCGAGAGATGAGAGTTTGAAAAAAATTATGGTGATCGGGTCAGGTCCGATTGTGATTGGACAAGCGGCAGAGTTTGATTATGCAGGTACACAGGCTTGCCAGGCATTGCGCGAAGAAGGGGTAGAAGTAGTATTGGTTAATAGCAACCCCGCTACTATTATGACTGATACGGAGATGGCAGATAAGGTATACATGGAGCCGCTCACCCCTGAATTTTTGACGCAGGTGATTCGTAAGGAGAGGCCCGATGGATTGCTCCCTAGTTTGGGAGGGCAGACGGGACTTAATTTGGCAGTGGAATTGGCACGCCGTGGAGTGCTGGAACGGGAAAACGTGCGTTTACTTGGAACGGATTTGCGAGCTATAACGTGTGCGGAAGATCGTGATCAGTTTCGCCAATTGATGAAGGAGCTGGGGGAGCCTGTCCCTGAAAGTGTAATTGTAGAAGCAGTGGAGGAGTCAATAACGTTTGCCTATGAAGTAGGGTACCCAGTCATTGTGCGTCCGGCATATACGTTAGGTGGAACTGGTGGCGGGATTGCGCAAGATGAGCAAGAACTGCGTGAGATCGTTGAGAATGGATTGCGACAAAGCCCAATTGGTCAGTGCTTAATTGAGCAGAGCATTGCCGGCTTTAAAGAGATCGAGTATGAAGTGATGCGTGACGCTAAGGGAAACAATATTGTGGTATGCAATATGGAAAATTTTGATCCGGTGGGTGTTCATACGGGTGACAGTATTGTGTTTGCGCCTGTACAAACATTGAGTGATCGGGAAGCGCAGGGATTGCGTACTTCCTCCTTGCGAATTATTGAAGCTCTCGATATTCGTGGTGGTTGTAATGTACAACTAGCGCTCGATCCTCATAGCAAACAGCATTACATCATTGAAGTGAATCCGCGTGTGAGCCGTTCTAGTGCATTGGCTTCCAAGGCAACAGGATATCCAATTGCTCGTATCGCTGCTAAAATTGCGCTGGGATACACATTGGATGAATTGAAAAACCCAGTGACGGAGAAGACATACGCTTGTTTTGAACCCACTCTCGACTATGTGGTAAGTAAAATTCCACGTTGGCCCTTCGATAAGTTTGCCTCAGCCAACCGGAAATTGGGAACGCAGATGAAAGCGACTGGGGAAGTGATGGCAATCGGTCGTACGATGGAGGAATCTCTGCTGAAGGCAATTCGTTCGTTAGAATTGGATGCGGAGGATTTATGGTTGGCAGGTGCGGATCAATTAGCGAATGAAGAGTTGCAACGTCGTCTCCAGCAAGCAGATGATGAGCGAATCTTTCTGTTAGCAGAAGCGATACGCCGTGGATGGTCAGTGGAATTGATTCATGCCCTAACACAGATTAACTCTTTCTTCCTACAAAAAATTGAGCGGATTGTTTGCTTAGAGCGTGAAATTATGGAGGAAGGAATTAGTGATCGTGATCGCTTGTGGCGGGCAAAGCGGATGGGGTTAACTGATAGCACGATTGCTCGCCTTATTAGTCAAAGTGAGCGGGAGGTTCGACAGTTACGTGAGCAGTTTGGTATTAAGCCCGTCTACAAGATAGTAGATACGTGTGCAGCAGAGTTTGAAGCACAAACTCCCTATTACTACTCCACCTACGAACAGGAGGATGAAGTAACGCTGTCCGATAAGCCGGCAGTACTGGTACTCGGCTCAGGTCCGATCCGTATCGGACAAGGGGTGGAGTTTGATTATGCAACGGTACATGCGATTCTTGCTATTCGCGCACAAGGTCTTGATGCAGTGATTATAAATAGTAATCCGGAAACAGTATCAACAGATTTTAATATTTCGGATCGACTCTATTTTGAACCACTTCATCGCGAGGATGTACTTCATGTGATTGAAAAAGAGAAGCCGGTAGGTGTCATTGTCCAGTTTGGTGGTCAGACGGCGCTTCACCTAGCACGTGAATTAGAACAGGAAGGCATCCCGATTCTAGGCACCGATCTAGAAGCAATCGACCGTGCAGAGGATCGAAAGCAGTTTGAAGCACTGATGAGAGAGTTGGATATTCCCCAACCGCCAGGGGTGACGGTTACTTCGGAAGAAGAAGCGATAGAGCGTGCAGTGGATCTTGGATTTCCTATCCTCGTACGGCCTTCTTATGTTCTGGGAGGACGGGCGATGGAAATTGTATATAGCTCGAATGAACTGCGCACCTATATGGAAAAAGCGGTAAAAATAAACCCTGCCCATCCAGTTCTTATCGACCGTTATTTGCAAGGGAAGGAATTAGAAGTAGATGCGGTCTCAGATGGGGAGACAGTGTTGATTCCTGGAATGATGGAACATATAGAGCGGGCTGGAGTGCACTCAGGGGATTCAATTGCGGTTTATCCAACCCAGTCCATTACTGAAGCACAAAAGGAACGATTGGTGGAAGTAACTTCGCAGATTGCGAAAGCCCTAAACATTCGGGGCTTACTAAATATCCAATACGTGCTTCACGGAGAGGAAATTTATGTGTTGGAAGTAAACCCCCGTGCTTCACGCACCGTCCCCTTTTTAAGTAAAGTTACAGGAATTCCGATGGCACAAGTAGCAACCCGTGTGATGTTGGGGCAGACATTGGAAGACCAAGGGTATTCCGATGGTTTGTGGCCTGAAGATACGGCTGTGTCTGTCAAAGTACCTGTTTTCTCCTTTGCTAAATTGCGTCGGGTTGATATTACCCTCGGTCCAGAAATGAAATCGACTGGGGAAGTGATCGGGCGAGATCGCGATGTTGCACGGGCACTTTATAAAGGGTTACTTGCGGCAGGAATCTCACTTCCACGATTTGGGACAGTAGTTGCTACAATCGCAGATAAAGAGAAAGAAGAGGCGATTGCTTTACTGGAGCGCTTCCATGCGTTGGGATACCAACTGGTAGCAACCGAAGGGACAGCCGACATGTTGATGGAAGCGGGCTTACCTGTACGTAGAGTAAATAAATTAAAAGATGGCTCTCCTCACATTCTTGACCTCATTCGACAGGGGGAAGCAGACCTGGTCGTTAATACTTGGACACGAGGAAAAACGCCAGCACGCGATGGCTTCCGTATTCGTCGCGAAGCAGTTGAACATGGTATTGCCTGTCTTACCTCTCTTGATACCGTCGATGCATTATTACAAACATTGGAGTCGATCCATCTATCTGCTGAACCAATCCAGCCACCACATCGGGAGCTACCACAGCTGGTGGAGCGAACGGAGTATATTCGCCTGTAA
- the pyrE gene encoding orotate phosphoribosyltransferase: protein MMRDWTLTDALERRQVLKEGHFQLSSGRHGTQYLQCAQLLCFPEEAEAAGIALAKLIQEESIDLVVGPAMGGIIIAHEVARALQLPCFFTERKEGQMQLRRGFTIQSGSRIVVIEDVVTTGGSVKEVIQLLESAGGTVVAVGALVNRSGGPSPFAQPFHSLLELPIASYDPKECPMCAEGTPAIKPGSRERMK, encoded by the coding sequence ATGATGCGCGATTGGACACTAACGGATGCATTGGAGCGGAGACAGGTATTAAAAGAGGGGCATTTTCAATTATCGTCAGGGAGACACGGGACACAATATTTACAATGCGCTCAGTTGTTATGTTTTCCTGAGGAAGCAGAGGCGGCAGGAATAGCTTTAGCTAAGCTTATTCAAGAGGAATCGATTGACTTGGTCGTTGGGCCTGCGATGGGTGGAATCATTATTGCTCATGAAGTGGCGCGCGCGCTCCAGCTTCCTTGTTTCTTTACGGAACGTAAAGAAGGGCAGATGCAATTGCGGCGTGGCTTTACGATTCAGTCTGGATCTCGCATCGTTGTTATCGAAGATGTAGTCACCACGGGTGGCTCGGTTAAGGAAGTCATTCAGTTGCTCGAGAGTGCAGGGGGAACAGTGGTGGCTGTAGGAGCACTTGTGAATCGCAGTGGTGGTCCTTCTCCATTTGCACAGCCTTTTCACTCTTTGTTGGAGCTACCGATTGCTAGTTATGACCCAAAAGAGTGTCCAATGTGTGCAGAGGGGACTCCCGCGATAAAGCCTGGGAGTCGTGAACGGATGAAGTAA
- the pyrF gene encoding orotidine-5'-phosphate decarboxylase, with the protein MKIVSILARERIMIALDFPNVIEAEQFLSLWEVETEAKPVVKVGMQLFYHAGPDWVRKLKREGYTIFLDLKLHDIPHTVAGAVASVAQLGVDFLTIHASGGSEMMRAARQAIEQTNHSLQLLAVTQLTSTDQKMLNEEMGIRGTVAASVMQLAQVAVKSGMTGIVCSAHEVEMVKKEFPALLTVTPGIRLAHDEKGDQKRVLTPEEAVQRGADLLVVGRSITHSLDPKQAYDSILERLSHENERGERP; encoded by the coding sequence ATGAAGATAGTGTCTATATTAGCGCGTGAACGCATTATGATCGCTTTAGATTTCCCAAACGTGATCGAAGCGGAACAATTTCTCTCCCTATGGGAAGTTGAGACTGAGGCGAAGCCAGTTGTAAAAGTAGGAATGCAGCTTTTTTATCATGCTGGTCCTGACTGGGTGCGTAAATTAAAGCGTGAGGGCTACACAATCTTTCTTGATCTGAAACTACATGATATCCCACATACGGTAGCAGGCGCGGTGGCGTCTGTTGCCCAACTTGGTGTTGATTTTCTTACCATACATGCAAGTGGGGGAAGTGAGATGATGAGAGCAGCCCGACAAGCAATAGAACAAACAAATCATTCTCTACAGTTATTGGCGGTTACTCAGTTGACAAGTACGGATCAAAAGATGTTAAACGAAGAAATGGGAATTAGAGGGACGGTAGCAGCATCAGTTATGCAGCTAGCACAAGTGGCAGTTAAATCAGGTATGACTGGTATCGTATGTTCTGCTCATGAAGTTGAGATGGTAAAGAAGGAATTTCCAGCTTTACTGACGGTAACTCCTGGCATTCGTCTTGCCCATGATGAAAAAGGGGATCAAAAACGGGTGTTAACCCCCGAGGAAGCAGTCCAGCGTGGAGCAGATCTGTTGGTTGTTGGACGTTCCATTACGCATTCGCTCGATCCAAAACAAGCGTATGATTCCATTTTAGAGCGATTATCACATGAAAACGAAAGGGGAGAGCGACCATGA
- a CDS encoding ABC transporter ATP-binding protein — protein MSDTLLQVRNLKTHFFTDDGTVPAVDGIDIEVKKGETLGLVGESGCGKSMTSLSIMGLIPGTGKIVEGEIIFEDTDLTKKKDIEMERIRGNHISMIFQEPMTSLNPVLKIGDQLTEGLLIHHKLHKEEAWKRAIEMLKLVGFSRTEELMKEYPHQLSGGMRQRVMIAMAMACNPKLLIADEPTTALDVTIQAQILDLMREVKDKFESSILLITHDLGVVAEMADRVVVMYAGRVVEEAPVEELFENPSHPYTQGLMKSVPSIDDDGTVDRLYSISGNVPAPDEWPTGCKFAPRCEHAWDRCLQADPELYELGTGHRTRCFLHDAKGGEK, from the coding sequence GTGTCTGATACATTACTTCAAGTTCGTAATTTAAAAACACACTTCTTTACAGATGATGGGACGGTACCTGCAGTGGACGGTATTGATATCGAGGTGAAGAAGGGAGAGACGCTCGGCTTAGTAGGTGAGTCTGGATGTGGTAAGAGTATGACTTCCCTGTCAATCATGGGCTTGATTCCGGGAACGGGCAAGATCGTGGAAGGGGAAATAATATTTGAGGATACTGATTTAACGAAAAAGAAAGATATTGAGATGGAACGAATTCGTGGTAATCATATCTCTATGATCTTCCAAGAGCCGATGACCTCATTAAATCCAGTTCTTAAGATTGGAGATCAATTGACGGAAGGGCTTCTTATTCATCACAAACTGCATAAAGAGGAGGCATGGAAACGGGCTATAGAAATGCTGAAGTTGGTTGGATTTTCGAGAACGGAAGAATTGATGAAGGAGTATCCGCACCAACTTTCAGGTGGTATGCGCCAGCGAGTGATGATCGCAATGGCGATGGCGTGTAACCCTAAATTGCTGATTGCGGATGAACCGACAACTGCGCTGGATGTAACGATCCAGGCACAGATCCTTGATTTGATGCGTGAAGTAAAAGATAAATTCGAATCCTCGATATTATTGATCACTCATGATTTGGGTGTTGTGGCAGAAATGGCGGATCGAGTGGTGGTTATGTACGCAGGTCGTGTGGTTGAGGAGGCACCGGTGGAGGAGTTGTTTGAAAATCCAAGTCATCCTTACACACAAGGGTTGATGAAATCTGTCCCCAGTATTGACGATGACGGCACGGTGGATCGCTTGTACTCTATTAGTGGCAATGTACCAGCACCAGATGAGTGGCCGACGGGGTGTAAGTTTGCTCCACGTTGTGAACATGCATGGGATCGTTGTTTACAAGCAGATCCAGAGTTATATGAGTTAGGTACGGGTCACCGTACTCGTTGTTTCCTCCATGATGCAAAAGGAGGAGAAAAATAA
- a CDS encoding YheC/YheD family protein, whose translation MREIGYKWRIYNELKEHKQIAKSLPETCLWKTARMWSMLNKHKAIILKPSGGTGGYAVVRVTLLPANKIEICYSGKRFLSVKKNRVEKYLRKLVRWGGSRYLIQQYIPLAQIKGCPLDFRVMIQRKKISTPWVVTGYHGRKAGNTRMVVTNVARGKAKVLPVKEALTRSNIQAPPDELIEKMEKLGLLIANHTGTSPYCREIGLDFGIDRHGKVWIIESNPQPDVQPVIGGFLMLKSRKMFRKMIQYRGSRYPKKFKIVA comes from the coding sequence ATGAGAGAGATTGGTTATAAGTGGAGAATATACAATGAATTAAAAGAACACAAGCAGATAGCAAAATCCCTACCCGAGACGTGCTTATGGAAAACAGCGAGAATGTGGAGTATGCTAAACAAACATAAAGCGATCATTTTAAAACCTTCTGGAGGGACAGGTGGGTATGCAGTCGTTCGTGTCACCCTCTTGCCAGCAAATAAAATAGAGATTTGTTATTCGGGAAAACGCTTTTTATCAGTGAAGAAAAATCGAGTTGAGAAATATTTACGAAAGTTGGTGCGGTGGGGAGGATCACGTTATCTCATTCAACAATATATCCCGTTAGCTCAGATCAAAGGCTGTCCTCTCGATTTTCGTGTGATGATCCAAAGAAAGAAAATCTCTACTCCTTGGGTGGTAACTGGTTACCACGGGCGAAAAGCAGGTAACACTCGGATGGTCGTTACCAATGTGGCTCGCGGGAAAGCAAAAGTATTGCCAGTAAAAGAAGCACTCACTCGTTCTAATATCCAAGCTCCGCCTGACGAACTGATCGAAAAAATGGAGAAATTAGGGCTACTGATCGCAAATCATACGGGTACTTCGCCCTATTGCCGCGAGATTGGCTTGGACTTTGGCATTGATCGCCATGGCAAGGTATGGATCATTGAATCCAATCCACAACCTGATGTACAACCTGTCATCGGAGGCTTTTTAATGTTAAAATCAAGAAAGATGTTTAGGAAAATGATTCAGTATCGTGGTAGTCGTTATCCTAAGAAATTCAAAATAGTTGCTTAA
- a CDS encoding NFACT family protein, with translation MAFDGIVTRAVVHELQSLQRARITKIYQPTEYELLLHLRTQGENKRLLLSAHPAYPRVHFSQNPMAQPKVPPMFCMLLRKYCEGGFIENISQVGLERIIHINIRARNELGDEGYRRIIIELMGRHSNIILVDPESGKILDGIQHVTPSISQYRQVLPGAIYLPPPEQKKENPLLLDQPSFLKRLDFNSGRMDQQLVMQFSGLGPMIAKEIIFRAGLGRPTELWDAFNQVFSDVRAHRYTPNVTTNEKGKQVFSALQLMHQSQQRRTAYDSISTCLEAYYYGKAERDRTRQQSLDLIRKLKNERDKNEKKIRKLQREVQAAAEAGQFRMHGELITAYMHDIKRGDSSYSAINFYDETTPTVTIALDPELSPAENAQRYFKKYNKAKAVRKWNEEQIDKAIADNHYLETVLVQLENASITDIDEIREELHESGFLKTQKKSKKKQVKPEPLTFYSKDGTLILVGKNNKQNDRLTHQIAAATDTWLHTKDIPGSHVVIRTQAVSEDALYTAAMLAAYYSKARNSSQVPVDYTLIKHVRKPSGARPGYVTYEEQKTLYVTPSEETIYQWLKDAHQKKV, from the coding sequence ATGGCATTTGATGGTATTGTCACCCGAGCAGTTGTACATGAGTTACAGTCGCTACAGCGAGCACGAATTACTAAAATATATCAGCCGACAGAGTATGAACTTCTCCTTCACCTCCGGACGCAGGGGGAAAACAAGCGGCTACTTCTTTCTGCCCATCCAGCTTACCCACGAGTTCACTTTAGCCAGAATCCAATGGCACAACCTAAAGTACCACCGATGTTTTGTATGTTGCTACGTAAATATTGTGAAGGTGGTTTTATCGAAAACATCTCACAAGTGGGGCTAGAACGGATTATTCACATCAATATCCGAGCCCGCAATGAGTTGGGGGATGAAGGGTATCGACGTATAATCATAGAATTGATGGGACGACACAGTAATATTATCCTCGTCGACCCAGAATCAGGGAAAATATTGGATGGAATCCAACATGTAACACCTTCTATCAGCCAATATAGACAAGTACTACCTGGAGCCATCTATCTGCCTCCTCCCGAACAAAAGAAAGAAAATCCTTTACTTTTAGACCAACCATCTTTTTTAAAGAGACTCGATTTTAATAGTGGACGCATGGATCAACAGTTAGTTATGCAATTTAGCGGCCTTGGACCGATGATCGCAAAAGAAATCATTTTTCGCGCTGGATTAGGTCGTCCCACAGAACTATGGGATGCATTCAACCAAGTGTTTTCAGATGTGCGTGCCCATCGCTATACCCCAAACGTGACCACAAACGAAAAAGGGAAACAAGTATTTTCGGCTTTACAACTTATGCACCAATCACAACAACGGCGTACGGCTTATGATTCAATAAGTACCTGCTTGGAGGCTTATTATTATGGCAAAGCAGAGCGTGATCGTACCCGGCAGCAAAGTTTAGATCTTATTCGCAAACTGAAAAACGAACGCGATAAAAATGAAAAGAAGATACGAAAACTACAAAGAGAAGTACAAGCAGCTGCTGAGGCGGGTCAATTCCGTATGCATGGAGAGCTGATCACTGCCTACATGCACGATATAAAGCGCGGTGACAGCAGTTATTCTGCTATCAACTTTTATGATGAAACCACACCAACTGTGACGATCGCTCTCGATCCAGAACTTTCTCCAGCTGAAAATGCTCAAAGATATTTTAAAAAATATAATAAAGCAAAAGCAGTACGCAAATGGAATGAGGAACAAATTGATAAAGCTATCGCAGATAATCACTATTTAGAAACCGTACTCGTTCAATTAGAAAATGCCTCCATCACAGATATTGATGAAATTCGAGAAGAATTACATGAAAGTGGTTTCTTAAAAACGCAGAAGAAGTCAAAGAAGAAACAGGTGAAGCCAGAGCCGCTCACCTTCTATAGTAAAGATGGTACTTTAATCCTCGTGGGTAAAAATAATAAGCAAAATGATCGCCTAACCCACCAAATCGCAGCCGCTACGGACACCTGGCTTCATACCAAGGATATTCCGGGCTCACACGTTGTTATTCGCACTCAAGCGGTGAGCGAAGATGCTCTCTACACTGCTGCCATGCTCGCTGCCTATTATAGCAAGGCGCGAAATTCCAGTCAGGTCCCCGTTGATTACACTTTGATTAAACATGTTCGCAAACCAAGCGGTGCCCGGCCAGGTTATGTCACCTATGAAGAGCAAAAAACACTTTATGTCACACCAAGTGAAGAAACCATCTATCAATGGTTAAAAGATGCGCACCAAAAGAAAGTTTAA
- a CDS encoding DUF4003 domain-containing protein: protein MGKSDKGMITPEQQRLQNLFIEIFLIMKKEFKFTDKKTLMLAASTYVTNQKDFNLNRFVSIYKFITKKARWSMYLNSHVRYAMAALLDSRFADPMDAFVRLDTCYDMLVAEGFRRSSYTYIAASILVGDEQPDSETKKKVERALTMYRLMKKEHFFLTGEDDYPLTVLLSQHEDRIEELVDKINYAYKKLAGWGFKKGNELQLLSQIVTLEDGLKVEEKVECTYHLYQRIKGSTMKIKRMHYPEIGLLALLEIGEQDIPVIVEIKKQLDGEKLLKWQRDLNLKMAIHLYVSSYSYDNNIANTGLLTAVEGIMQAQQMAMIGAVVGATAVSASTGN from the coding sequence ATGGGAAAGAGTGATAAAGGAATGATTACACCTGAGCAACAGCGATTACAAAACCTTTTTATTGAAATTTTTTTAATTATGAAGAAAGAGTTTAAATTTACTGATAAAAAAACCTTAATGCTTGCTGCTTCTACTTATGTAACAAATCAAAAGGATTTTAATCTGAATAGGTTTGTAAGTATTTATAAGTTTATAACAAAAAAAGCGAGGTGGTCGATGTATTTAAATTCGCATGTGCGCTATGCGATGGCTGCCTTATTAGATTCACGTTTTGCTGATCCAATGGATGCATTTGTTCGCCTAGACACATGTTATGATATGTTGGTAGCGGAAGGGTTTCGGCGTTCTTCTTATACATATATTGCAGCGTCTATACTCGTAGGAGATGAGCAACCTGACTCTGAAACAAAGAAGAAGGTGGAAAGAGCGCTAACGATGTATCGATTGATGAAAAAAGAGCACTTTTTTCTAACTGGGGAGGACGATTACCCTTTAACCGTATTATTATCGCAACACGAGGATAGAATCGAAGAGCTAGTGGATAAGATTAACTATGCATATAAGAAATTAGCTGGTTGGGGCTTTAAGAAAGGGAATGAGCTACAGCTACTTAGTCAGATCGTTACCTTAGAGGATGGATTGAAGGTAGAGGAGAAGGTTGAGTGTACTTATCATCTTTATCAACGAATAAAGGGGTCTACGATGAAGATCAAGCGGATGCATTATCCAGAGATCGGACTTCTTGCCCTGTTAGAAATCGGGGAGCAAGACATCCCTGTTATCGTGGAGATCAAGAAACAGTTGGATGGCGAAAAACTGTTGAAATGGCAGAGGGATCTCAATCTAAAGATGGCGATTCATCTGTATGTGAGCAGTTATAGTTACGATAACAACATAGCAAACACAGGTCTTCTTACAGCGGTGGAAGGGATTATGCAGGCACAGCAGATGGCGATGATAGGTGCCGTGGTAGGGGCAACGGCTGTTTCAGCTTCGACGGGTAATTAA
- a CDS encoding nucleoside triphosphate pyrophosphatase, with translation MNKELVLASGSPRRKELLTQLGLSFRVHTSHVDETIDHSHTSPDIIAKSLASRKVEAVAAEYSDAIVIGADTIVVIDGDILGKPRDAKDATTMLNRLQGRSHQVYTGIAIREVEAHKTVRSIDDIRMTNVHMRMLTPETIASYILTGHPMDKAGSYGIQGLGSVLVDRIEGCYYNVVGLSLPLLDDMFTRLNYPLIQTFGSK, from the coding sequence GTGAATAAAGAACTGGTCTTAGCTTCAGGCTCTCCACGTCGGAAGGAGCTCCTCACTCAATTGGGGCTTTCCTTTCGGGTACATACCAGCCACGTGGACGAAACAATCGATCATTCCCACACCTCTCCAGACATCATCGCAAAAAGTTTAGCTTCACGAAAGGTGGAAGCTGTTGCCGCCGAATATTCCGATGCCATCGTGATTGGAGCTGATACTATCGTTGTCATCGATGGAGATATATTAGGTAAGCCGCGCGATGCGAAAGATGCTACTACCATGCTCAACCGCTTGCAAGGCCGCTCTCACCAAGTATATACCGGCATTGCTATTCGAGAAGTTGAAGCACACAAAACCGTACGTTCGATCGACGATATCCGCATGACAAACGTCCATATGCGAATGCTTACCCCTGAAACGATCGCCTCATATATTCTGACAGGTCATCCTATGGACAAAGCGGGTTCTTATGGAATTCAGGGCCTAGGCTCTGTGTTAGTCGATCGGATTGAAGGTTGCTACTATAACGTCGTCGGTCTTTCGCTTCCCCTACTGGATGACATGTTCACACGCTTAAACTATCCGCTCATCCAAACTTTCGGAAGTAAATAA